Proteins encoded within one genomic window of Microbacterium sp. LKL04:
- a CDS encoding aureocin A53 family class IId bacteriocin has product MGAVLRFIAWVIANIGRWGRAVAGQVGRITAWARNNWRRVLEWINAGISFATIVDYILRILGIG; this is encoded by the coding sequence ATGGGGGCAGTTCTGAGGTTCATCGCGTGGGTCATCGCGAACATCGGCCGCTGGGGCCGTGCCGTCGCCGGCCAGGTCGGTCGCATCACCGCGTGGGCACGCAACAACTGGCGTCGCGTGCTCGAGTGGATCAACGCGGGCATCTCGTTCGCGACGATCGTCGACTACATCCTGCGAATTCTCGGCATCGGCTGA
- a CDS encoding PH domain-containing protein has translation MTVHTSTPPSGYPPAHGTPGELALAPRALTYLNVREGATTVLVTTVLAVAVAFLPDAAWRTALWVVVGFLAVVSLLIELPWLNRKQVENTSYTATADYVYITRGWLWRRTTVIATAQILNVEVVQGPLLRAFDAVSVRFTCISEVEGLGPLEPLAAERIRATVLRAQAEPAR, from the coding sequence ATGACCGTGCACACGAGCACCCCACCCTCGGGATACCCGCCTGCGCACGGCACCCCCGGTGAACTGGCGCTGGCACCCCGCGCACTGACCTACCTCAACGTGCGCGAGGGTGCGACCACGGTCCTCGTCACGACGGTGCTCGCCGTCGCCGTCGCCTTCCTCCCGGACGCCGCGTGGCGCACGGCCCTCTGGGTGGTCGTCGGCTTCCTCGCCGTCGTCTCCCTGCTGATCGAACTGCCCTGGCTCAATCGCAAGCAGGTCGAGAACACGAGCTACACCGCGACGGCCGACTACGTCTACATCACGCGCGGCTGGCTCTGGCGGCGGACCACGGTCATCGCGACGGCCCAGATCCTGAATGTCGAGGTCGTGCAGGGGCCGCTGCTGCGCGCGTTCGACGCCGTGAGCGTGCGGTTCACCTGCATCTCCGAGGTCGAGGGCCTCGGCCCACTCGAGCCGCTCGCGGCCGAGCGCATCCGCGCGACCGTGCTGCGCGCGCAGGCGGAGCCGGCGCGGTGA
- a CDS encoding sensor histidine kinase, translated as MDPVRESAGVPVDASVPGARHLPIAGLRGAGRAARAAHRELWEYVLPPTIARITIVLLPLLAGVEAVWAHLTSGGPFSWIAVAAPLLTNSAIIAMAWRPAWGAGVLVLAGFVAVAAGQSGEYLTAVAMSVGVVFFCCSATLSTAYGISAVAWVAAIATMPPGLEVGGVVAVFVIGLLSATVGRGLRKVMRRNVVLASQVDAHEAQLDAALLAERTRIADELHDVIAHEISITVMHARVLERTDDPETRAGSQRAIVSASAQALTDTRRVLQLIHGRTGGDGVTDAGAPGIRREIDSLAKKLRDLGHEVRTEVTGDSALAGIIDTTLTRAAREAVTNIVKHGAPAMVIDLSLVLTPHTVVLSVVNDPHRAASDPRPGPAFGLARLRERVEVLSGTFAAGPDDGRWRVRVELPTR; from the coding sequence ATGGATCCCGTTCGCGAATCAGCCGGCGTACCTGTGGACGCATCTGTGCCGGGTGCTCGGCATCTGCCGATAGCCGGCCTGCGCGGCGCGGGCAGAGCAGCCCGCGCCGCGCACCGCGAGCTCTGGGAGTACGTCCTCCCCCCGACCATCGCCCGCATCACCATCGTGCTGCTCCCCCTTCTGGCGGGGGTCGAGGCGGTCTGGGCGCACCTGACATCCGGAGGTCCCTTCTCCTGGATCGCCGTAGCCGCCCCCCTGCTGACCAACAGTGCGATCATCGCGATGGCCTGGCGACCCGCGTGGGGAGCCGGTGTGCTCGTGCTCGCCGGATTCGTCGCCGTCGCCGCGGGGCAGAGCGGCGAATATCTCACCGCGGTCGCGATGAGCGTCGGGGTGGTCTTCTTCTGTTGCAGTGCGACACTGTCGACGGCGTACGGGATCTCCGCCGTCGCGTGGGTCGCGGCGATCGCCACCATGCCGCCCGGCCTCGAGGTCGGCGGCGTCGTCGCCGTGTTCGTCATCGGGTTGCTGTCGGCCACAGTGGGGCGTGGTTTGCGCAAGGTCATGCGCCGCAACGTCGTGCTCGCCTCCCAGGTCGATGCCCACGAGGCCCAGCTCGACGCGGCCCTGCTGGCGGAGCGCACCCGCATCGCCGATGAACTCCACGACGTCATCGCGCACGAGATCTCCATTACCGTCATGCATGCTCGCGTCCTGGAACGCACGGACGACCCCGAGACGCGGGCGGGTTCGCAGCGCGCGATCGTCTCGGCGTCTGCTCAGGCGTTGACCGACACCCGCCGCGTGCTGCAACTGATCCATGGCCGTACCGGCGGCGACGGTGTCACGGATGCCGGCGCCCCCGGCATCCGTCGGGAGATCGACTCCCTCGCCAAGAAGCTCCGCGACCTCGGCCATGAGGTGCGCACGGAGGTCACCGGCGACTCTGCGCTCGCCGGCATCATCGACACGACGCTCACCCGCGCCGCACGCGAGGCCGTCACGAACATCGTGAAGCACGGTGCGCCGGCCATGGTGATCGATCTGTCCCTGGTGCTCACCCCGCACACCGTCGTCCTGTCCGTCGTCAACGATCCTCACCGCGCCGCGTCCGACCCGCGCCCCGGCCCTGCCTTCGGACTCGCGCGGCTTCGCGAGCGCGTGGAGGTGCTGAGCGGGACGTTCGCCGCGGGCCCGGATGACGGCCGGTGGCGCGTCCGGGTGGAGTTGCCTACGCGCT
- a CDS encoding response regulator — translation MDPIRVLIADDEALVRRALQVFLNAEPGMTVVGEASDGPSAVRLSLELKPDVILMDIRMPGGDGIRAIEQLAVDLPSARTIAITTYGSDETVASALRVGAVGFLVKDSEPEHITAAIRSAHHGGFVLSSVAGRDLVRRIGTPAAGQPTVTLTPAEQVSRRELDVLELLAKGMSNAEIGRDLFLSEATVKSHLRRIMTKWGVRDRVQVLLYAATTGVIRLP, via the coding sequence ATGGACCCCATCCGAGTTCTCATCGCCGACGATGAAGCTCTCGTTCGGCGGGCGCTCCAGGTCTTCCTGAACGCAGAACCGGGGATGACGGTCGTGGGAGAGGCGAGCGACGGTCCGAGCGCGGTCCGCCTGAGCCTCGAGCTGAAGCCCGACGTGATCCTGATGGACATCCGGATGCCGGGAGGGGACGGTATCCGCGCGATCGAGCAACTGGCCGTCGACCTCCCGTCGGCGCGGACCATCGCGATCACGACCTACGGGTCCGACGAGACCGTGGCGAGCGCTCTCCGGGTCGGCGCCGTCGGCTTCCTCGTGAAGGACTCCGAGCCGGAGCACATCACGGCCGCCATCCGCAGCGCGCACCATGGCGGGTTCGTCTTGTCGTCGGTCGCGGGACGCGACCTCGTCCGCCGGATCGGCACGCCGGCCGCGGGGCAACCCACGGTCACCCTGACTCCTGCAGAACAGGTCTCACGCCGAGAGCTCGACGTCCTCGAGCTGCTCGCGAAGGGGATGTCGAACGCCGAGATCGGACGCGACCTCTTCTTGTCCGAAGCGACCGTCAAATCCCATCTGCGCCGGATCATGACGAAGTGGGGCGTGCGCGACCGGGTGCAGGTCCTTCTCTACGCGGCGACCACCGGCGTCATCAGACTCCCCTGA
- a CDS encoding ATP-binding cassette domain-containing protein, whose amino-acid sequence MPQHPDTGIRVSGVSKAYGAKRVLDDVSFDIPSGTVTGLLGPNGSGKSTAMRAMLGLTIADAGSTTFDGILFRDLAQPGRTVGALLDPGAHHPGRSVEDTLATAAILTGSPRERVGELIATLGLASAARRRFGALSLGMKQRVALAVALVGRPRHLILDEPMNGLDIETGDWLRSTLVHHAHTTGGCVLVSTHLLQELQTFADRIVVLSEGAIRYSGEVGDLTAEKNATAIAVDPDLLRRALTTRGIPFSVRPEDGRFSVGIDPRSLSEICIADSIVLDELAEDRESISDLYRRLTRGQYRVEGDVFDPR is encoded by the coding sequence GTGCCGCAGCATCCCGACACCGGCATCCGCGTGAGTGGCGTCTCGAAGGCGTACGGCGCGAAGCGTGTCCTCGACGACGTCTCCTTCGACATCCCCTCCGGGACCGTCACCGGCCTGCTGGGCCCGAACGGCTCCGGCAAGTCCACCGCGATGCGCGCCATGCTCGGATTGACGATCGCCGACGCCGGATCGACCACGTTCGACGGCATCCTCTTCCGCGACCTCGCACAGCCCGGCCGCACCGTCGGAGCGCTTCTCGACCCGGGTGCCCACCACCCCGGGCGCAGCGTCGAGGACACCCTCGCGACGGCCGCCATCCTGACCGGCTCACCGCGCGAGCGGGTCGGCGAACTCATCGCCACGCTCGGCCTGGCCTCTGCCGCACGTCGACGCTTCGGCGCGCTCTCCCTCGGGATGAAGCAGCGGGTCGCCCTCGCCGTCGCGCTCGTCGGTCGGCCTCGACATCTCATCCTCGACGAGCCCATGAACGGTCTCGACATCGAGACCGGCGACTGGCTGCGATCGACTCTGGTCCATCACGCGCATACGACGGGCGGCTGCGTCCTCGTCTCGACGCATCTCCTGCAGGAGCTGCAGACCTTCGCAGATCGCATCGTCGTCCTCAGCGAAGGCGCCATCCGCTACTCCGGCGAGGTCGGCGACCTCACCGCCGAGAAGAACGCGACGGCGATCGCCGTGGACCCCGACCTGCTCCGGCGCGCGCTCACGACCCGCGGCATCCCGTTCAGCGTGCGTCCCGAGGACGGGCGCTTCTCGGTGGGCATCGACCCCCGCTCCCTCAGCGAGATCTGCATCGCCGACAGCATCGTGCTCGACGAACTCGCCGAGGACCGGGAGTCGATCAGCGACCTCTACCGTCGACTGACGCGCGGCCAGTACCGAGTGGAAGGTGACGTCTTTGATCCTCGCTGA
- a CDS encoding ABC transporter permease gives MTSLILADNLPQTSGRFGRSLRAELRNVRTTRGTRWALGLTAALWVVVGVGVAVIALLVDAESVSISGALLGMGAAVTVFVPILAIFIMAADWQSRDVLTTFALEPRRHIVFLAKALTAVVVCTVLVAVAAVLAVVFTAGLAFAASATIVWNADAESIAVLLWSAAVGTVSGVAYGAATQRVAIAIVFSLVQGFVIDPLLMLIPHGIGSWFRLTAITDAGSGTGGIGPALTAGLLWLVVPLAIGFARNQRADVQ, from the coding sequence GTGACGTCTTTGATCCTCGCTGACAATCTCCCGCAGACGTCCGGCCGCTTCGGCCGCAGCCTGCGGGCCGAACTGCGGAACGTCCGGACGACACGGGGGACGCGCTGGGCGTTGGGCCTCACCGCGGCGCTCTGGGTCGTCGTCGGCGTCGGTGTCGCCGTGATCGCGCTGCTCGTCGACGCCGAATCGGTGAGCATCTCCGGCGCTCTCCTCGGCATGGGGGCGGCCGTCACCGTGTTCGTCCCCATCCTGGCGATCTTCATCATGGCCGCCGACTGGCAGTCGCGGGACGTGCTGACGACGTTCGCCCTCGAGCCCCGCCGACACATCGTCTTTCTCGCCAAGGCGCTGACCGCGGTCGTCGTGTGCACCGTCCTCGTCGCCGTCGCCGCCGTCCTGGCCGTCGTGTTCACCGCGGGCCTGGCCTTCGCCGCCAGCGCGACCATCGTGTGGAACGCGGATGCCGAGAGCATCGCGGTCTTGCTCTGGAGCGCCGCCGTCGGCACCGTGTCGGGCGTCGCGTACGGCGCGGCGACGCAGCGCGTCGCGATCGCCATCGTGTTCTCGCTCGTGCAGGGATTCGTGATCGACCCGCTGCTCATGCTCATCCCGCACGGCATCGGATCGTGGTTCCGGCTGACGGCCATCACCGACGCCGGCAGCGGGACGGGCGGGATCGGTCCGGCGCTGACCGCCGGACTGCTGTGGCTGGTCGTCCCGCTCGCCATCGGATTCGCCCGCAATCAGCGGGCCGACGTGCAATGA